A window of Candidatus Hydrogenedentota bacterium contains these coding sequences:
- a CDS encoding DGQHR domain-containing protein, with amino-acid sequence MPALRGCMGDWIYYTCLMNFGDVSNRISFAKEIHSSKGLSDLLQRTLDESERAVDIAEYLNGVKERFFSSMVVAVYGGDPQWYEFGNITPKNDAISIEDYRPQDVWKMGFLSLSGGEHLFALDGQHRLAGIKRAIVKNPALVNEELPVIFVSHKTSVRGVQRTRRLFTTLNKKAKPVRENEIIQLDEDDVMAICTRRLVEEHPSFNRGQIAITTSASLSRDSKSWITIRNLYNILKLVFRKIEPRATTKSLSWNRPSEVELDAYYNTATGFFELLGKYNKPLGRYFAAKNNSEGIVRANRHAKGGHILFRPQGLKIVTEIISELTHEMSLEQAVLAASKLPTELAEAPYKGVLWLDEASKIQTKADAVTRDYLLQKLGKLSAERKRTLNARWKSFSGGRNMPK; translated from the coding sequence ATGCCAGCGTTACGCGGATGCATGGGGGATTGGATCTATTATACCTGCCTCATGAATTTTGGTGACGTGAGTAATCGCATTTCATTCGCCAAGGAGATCCACAGCAGCAAAGGGCTGTCGGACTTGCTCCAAAGAACCCTCGACGAGAGTGAGCGGGCTGTGGACATTGCGGAGTATCTCAATGGCGTGAAGGAGAGATTCTTTTCTTCGATGGTAGTAGCGGTATACGGTGGCGACCCACAGTGGTACGAATTCGGAAACATAACACCGAAGAATGACGCGATTTCAATAGAAGACTATAGGCCACAGGATGTCTGGAAGATGGGCTTCTTGAGTCTTTCTGGTGGCGAACACTTATTTGCACTGGACGGACAGCATCGACTCGCGGGCATCAAACGCGCAATCGTAAAGAATCCCGCCCTCGTAAACGAAGAGTTACCTGTGATTTTTGTATCCCACAAGACCAGTGTGCGCGGGGTTCAGCGCACCAGGCGGTTATTTACAACCTTGAACAAAAAGGCTAAGCCGGTTCGAGAGAACGAAATCATTCAGCTGGATGAGGATGATGTCATGGCGATCTGCACGCGACGGTTGGTGGAAGAGCACCCCAGCTTTAATAGAGGACAAATCGCCATCACTACTTCTGCAAGTCTGTCTCGGGACTCAAAATCTTGGATAACAATAAGAAATTTGTACAATATTTTAAAACTGGTTTTCAGAAAGATCGAGCCACGGGCCACGACAAAATCGCTAAGCTGGAACCGCCCTTCTGAAGTTGAACTTGATGCCTACTACAATACCGCCACCGGCTTTTTCGAACTGCTTGGAAAGTACAACAAGCCATTGGGTCGATATTTCGCAGCCAAGAACAATTCTGAAGGGATTGTTCGAGCAAACCGACACGCAAAAGGGGGACATATTCTATTTCGTCCTCAGGGGCTCAAAATAGTAACGGAAATAATTTCAGAGCTCACCCACGAAATGAGCCTTGAACAAGCCGTGCTGGCTGCAAGCAAGCTCCCAACTGAACTAGCTGAAGCTCCATACAAAGGGGTGCTGTGGCTCGACGAAGCGTCGAAAATACAAACCAAAGCAGATGCAGTAACTAGGGATTACCTGCTCCAAAAGTTGGGTAAACTGTCTGCTGAGAGAAAAAGGACACTAAACGCTCGGTGGAAATCCTTTTCAGGTGGTCGCAATATGCCGAAATGA
- a CDS encoding DUF87 domain-containing protein, translating to MNRTTRDAIAKAGFYPTQAAFNFEDELRTRLGLTNRYDTARLSIGRSLAVPDIPTPLERDETRNTTSIRGENLFGKELDLWISAIVMDNGFQESVSTDDFRQAVEAHWARGAKLLSDSWEASDKNVEDFVTGLSMLLPAGATTFSPRNISINSARPQEIRIRVGSVSESLPSSEKVGYAINGSGVSPHIALMGKTRTGKTTTGMQIVGQMVDQVELPFLIIDPKGDFLDSSALFQRLGATPSNCTILEVGEQPIPLDFLPKAEFGNVNLTSEAMVLRDSIALACRASGDVQRDSLRVAIEQVLSRGHNRNLEAIRDAYELELVASGKNKDSIVSRLNEVTSLNCFSPNMSAEDFFRRSWVLSLNRIGSEELKRLIILLVLDALKSYLLRLEDAPLESGFRGLRHILVIDEARRILAEKKYQSLVDIIRQGASKGSVVMLLSQDPSDFEGQADDFTTQLGAVISFACAQTEKGLRKLQGAYGRKVQPQEFSDTTLPKGVAFCKLPGRHAERVRCWE from the coding sequence ATGAACCGAACAACTAGAGACGCCATAGCAAAGGCTGGATTCTACCCCACTCAAGCTGCTTTCAACTTCGAGGACGAATTGAGGACGCGACTGGGGTTGACGAATCGATATGATACCGCGCGGCTCTCGATCGGACGCTCCCTTGCGGTCCCCGATATACCGACACCACTTGAGCGAGATGAGACCAGAAATACAACTTCAATCCGGGGGGAAAATCTGTTTGGAAAAGAATTGGACTTATGGATCTCCGCCATAGTAATGGACAACGGCTTTCAAGAGTCGGTTTCGACCGACGATTTTCGGCAAGCGGTAGAAGCACATTGGGCTCGCGGGGCGAAGCTGCTGTCAGATTCGTGGGAAGCCAGTGACAAGAATGTCGAGGACTTTGTTACGGGGCTATCGATGCTGCTCCCGGCCGGGGCCACAACGTTCTCACCTCGAAATATTTCTATAAATAGCGCACGCCCCCAAGAAATCCGCATTCGCGTTGGTTCCGTTAGTGAATCGCTGCCTAGCTCTGAGAAGGTGGGATATGCCATTAATGGCAGTGGGGTCTCTCCTCACATCGCACTGATGGGCAAGACCCGCACTGGAAAGACCACGACGGGAATGCAGATAGTCGGGCAGATGGTCGACCAGGTTGAACTTCCGTTTCTTATCATTGACCCCAAAGGGGATTTTTTAGATTCTTCCGCTTTATTTCAGCGGCTTGGGGCTACACCGTCCAACTGCACAATTTTGGAAGTGGGAGAGCAGCCTATTCCGCTCGATTTTTTGCCTAAGGCAGAGTTTGGGAATGTCAATTTGACGAGTGAAGCTATGGTCTTGCGCGATAGCATCGCCCTAGCCTGCCGTGCTTCAGGAGATGTACAGCGGGACTCCTTGCGCGTAGCAATAGAACAAGTGCTAAGCAGAGGGCACAATCGAAACCTGGAGGCGATTCGAGATGCTTATGAGCTTGAACTAGTTGCAAGTGGCAAGAATAAGGATAGTATCGTAAGCCGTCTCAATGAAGTGACGAGTCTCAATTGCTTTTCGCCCAATATGTCCGCGGAGGATTTCTTCCGTCGGTCATGGGTGCTAAGTCTAAATCGTATCGGCTCCGAAGAGTTGAAGCGACTCATTATTCTTTTGGTTCTTGACGCACTGAAGTCGTATCTCCTAAGGCTGGAGGATGCCCCACTCGAATCCGGCTTTCGTGGCCTGAGGCATATACTCGTTATAGACGAAGCCCGGCGTATTCTCGCAGAAAAGAAATACCAGTCTCTTGTTGATATCATACGCCAAGGGGCATCGAAGGGCTCTGTCGTGATGCTATTGTCGCAAGATCCCAGCGATTTTGAAGGGCAAGCCGATGACTTCACCACACAACTTGGCGCAGTAATTTCATTCGCATGTGCACAAACGGAAAAGGGACTTAGAAAGCTACAGGGTGCCTATGGCCGCAAAGTTCAGCCACAAGAGTTTTCGGACACGACGCTCCCGAAAGGCGTAGCCTTCTGCAAATTGCCTGGCCGCCATGCGGAGAGGGTTCGTTGTTGGGAATAA